The Paenibacillus sp. FSL R7-0345 DNA segment AACAGCGGCACGACGAGAATGCCCAGCAGAGCCAGCTTCCAGTTCATAATGAACAGCGCCACTGCGGTGGAGACGAGAATAAACAGGTTGCTTGCAAAATTGACAATCGTGTTGTTGAACACACTCTGCACCCCGGTGATGTCACTGGTCATTCTTGTAATGACCTCCCCCTGCTTCACTTCCGAGAAGAACTGCAGCGGCATCTGCTGAAGGTGGCGGTACATCTGGTTTTTCATATCATGCACAATATTCAGGGAGATAAAAGAATTCAAATAATTCTGCAGTACTCCAAGCAGGCCGGAAATGACCGTTGTACCCAGTGAAGCCAGTACGAGCAGAATGAGCAGACGCAGATTTTTGTCCGGCAGCGCATGGTCGATGATCTGCTGAATCAGAATCGGGGGCAGCAGTCCCAGCACCGCAGATACGGATAATAGTAGCACCACAATGAGCGTCTGCTTCCAGTAGGGGACAAAATATTTGCTGATCCGCAGCAGCAGTGCCCGGGAAATATCCGGTTTGCTTCCGCCTTCATCGTATTTAAACTTTCCGTGCCCCGGTCCTCCGCCGAACCCGCCGGGACTGAAGTCTCTTGCCATAAGTGTTCACCAGCTTTGATTGAATTTATGAAGATGTCCGGGTAATTCTACACCTGAAAGGAAGGGAGGTAAATGCTATAATTAACAATCGTTAGAAAAAGGAGGCACAAATCTTATGATCATTGGTCATCAGCAGGTGGAACGGAACGGAATCCGTTATATGATCAGATCAGCTGTCCGTGAGGATGCCGCGGAGCTGTCCGCAGTAAGGCTGCAGATTGACGGGGAAACCGAGAATATGGAGCGGCGGCAGGGTGAAGCTTTTATCGATGCCACGGGTTTTGAGGATGTTATCCGCAAAGATACGGAAGCAGAACGGAATTTGTTTCTTGTGGCGGAAGTAAAGGGGAGGATCGCCGGATTCGCCAGATGTGAAGGCAGCGGGCTGTCCAGAAATGCGCATAAGGTGGAATTCGGCATCTGCATTCTGCGTGCATTCTGGGGACAAGGGATCGGCTACAGTCTGCTGCAGCAAGCCACTTCCTGGGCAGATCAGCAAGGGATAGTCAAGATGGTGCTGACTGTGCTGGAGACCAATACGGGAGCCATCTCGCTATACCGCAAATTCGGATTCGAAACCGAGGGTATGCTGAAAAAAGACAAGCTGCTGGCAGACGGTACATACTATAGCACGCTGGTTATGGGCAGATTTAACAATTCGATTTGCTGACAGATGGAGGCCATTAATATTCATTTTCGATGAAAAAGAGCGGGCGGCAACCGGCATGCGGCCCGCTCTGTCTGCACCTACTCTAACTTTGGCTGCTTGCGGTGACCTTGTGCAGCAGATGCCTGGCAGCACCGCTGACATCCGGTGCTGCCGCAATCGCAGATATCACCGAGATGCCATCCGCGCCTGCGCGGATTACAGGTGGCACATTGTCTGCTGTGATGCCGCCGATCCCGACCAGCGGGATGCTGAGCCCGCTGCGCCGCAGCTGCTCTATCACCTGTGTTCCCTGCACCGCCCTGGCATCTGCTTTCGAGGAGGTAGGGTAGACCGGGCCGAGGCCGAGGTAATCAGCTCCGTCGGCAATGGCCTGCTCTGCCTCTTGCAGCGTATGCGCAGATACGCCGACGATTTTGCCGGTACCGAGCCTGCGGCGGATGGCAGCAGCCGGCTCATCCTCCTGGCCGACATGGACCCCGTCGGCATCCAGCATTTCAGCAAGCCCGATATCGTCGTTGACGATAAAGGGGATGCCGCGCTGCCGGCAGATGCCCTGCAGCTGGCGGGCCAGCTCGATGGCCGCGGCACCGCTCAGCGCACCGGGATCCTTTTCACGGAACTGGAACAGTGTAATGCCGCCGTCAATCGCCTGCAGCAGCGTGTCAGCCGGGGACAGGCGGCAGTTCACACTGCCCATAATAAAGTACAGCTTGAGCCATTCACGGATCTGCACACTGCGGTTATGCATCCTTATACCCCTCTCTTAAACTGCGCTGGTACGCAAAATGATTGGTCGGACCATGCCCGTTCCCGATACCCAGACCGTGTTCAATAGCCGCCTGAATAAAAGCTTTGGCTGTCCGGATAGCTTCGTTAACGTTATCTCCGGCAGCAATACCTGCGGCGATCGCTGCCGAGAAGGTGCAGCCGGTGCCGTGAGTATGTCTTGTATCTATACGGGGGCCATCCAGGTACGTAAAAGCCTGCCCGTCATAGATCAGATCCCGGACCCCGTCTGTTCCGTCGTCATGGCCGCCCTTGAGCACAACATACCTTGGGCCCATCGAGTGTATCAGCCTAGCTGCCTGCTCACGCTCTTTGAGCGCGGTAATGGTCATGCCGGTTAAAACTTCAGCTTCGGGAATATTGGGGGTAACGACCAGCGACAACGGCAGCAGCCCGCTGATTAGTGCGGCCACCGCCTCCTGCTGCAGCAGGGGAGAGCCGCCTTTGGCGATCATCACCGGGTCGACTACGAGCCGGCTCCAGCCGTATTCTCTTATTTTGGCGGACACGGTGCTTATGATGCTGCTGCTGAACAGCATGCCCGTCTTCACAGCATCCGGCGGCAGATCAGCTCCGACTGAGTCGAGCTGGGCAGCCACGGCCTCCTCCGTCAGGGGATAGACAGCCTGGACACCAAGCGTATTCTGGGCCGTTACGGCAGTAAGTGCAGACATGCCGTATACGCCCAGCTCCTGAAACGTCTTGAGATCAGCCTGGATGCCGGCACCGCCGCCGCTGTCCGAGCCGGCAATCGTTAGGGCCTTAGCTACTGTGGTCATGCTTTATTCTCCTTTTGCTCGCAGGCTGTTAGTTGTCAAACTGCTCTAGGCGTGATCTTTGGCTGTAGATTTCCGGGGTCACTGCTGACAGCTGATTCAGAAATTCAATCTGAAAAGCTCCCGGGCCCTGGCCTTCAGTCCGCTCTGCGGCAATCTCAGCCGCCACGCCGTAAAAAGAAAGGGCTTCTGCTGCCGCATCCAGCCAGGCACCTTCACTTACGGCGAGAAATGCACCGGTAACAGCGCTCAGCAGGCAGCCGGTGCCAGTCACCTTGGTCAGAACCGGGTGGCCGTTACTGGCAACAAAAGTGCGCGTGCCGTCGGTAATGACATCTTCACGGCCGGTAACGATCACTACACAGCCAAGCTTCAGGGCAGCCTTTTTGGCCAGTGCAAGTACATCGCCTTCACCTGCACCGGCATCCACACCTTTGCTGGCCCAGCTCTCACCGGCTACATTGGCTACCTCGGCCACATTGCCGCGCAGTGCGGTCAGCTGCAAGGACTGCACCAGCTTTTGCGTGACCCCGCTGCGGTAAGCGGTTGCTCCGGCTCCCACCGGATCAAGCACGAGAGGTACGCCGTGCGTGTTGGCGGACTCCCCGGCGATGATCATGGAGGCGATGGCCTGCTCGTTTAAGGTGCCGATATTCAGCACCACTGCTCCCGACATGGCGGCCACATCGGCCACCTCCTCACGCGCATCGGCCATAAAAGGGGATGCGCCCAGCGCCAGCAGCCCGTTAGCAGAAAAGTTGGCCACCACAATGTTCGTAATGTTATGTACGAGCGGATTGAGCTCGCGTACTTTGGCTAGATAAGACATGATTATTCCTCCTGGAAATTAGGATAAAGGATTAAATAAAAGTGTGTCCGGATAGCAGACAGCCAGGATAGTTGTACTTTGTGCAGTTAAAAGTCCGATTAAAGCTCTGATGCCGGGAATAACTGCACTCTGTGCAGCTAAAATTAGCAAAAGGAAGGAAAAACGTGATTTTGTCTGAGTTTAATTGCACAAAGTGCAGTTAAACCTGAAAAACGGTAAATTTACCCCGATATAGGTGTACAAAGTGCAGTTAAGTTGAAACGGTAGGGGTGGAGAAGCGTTTAGCATTCTGGCGAGCAGACAATAGACGCTAGTTCCGGCTGTCGTTCAACACACCATTAGTTCTCAAACCTAACTAAATTCCTGCAGCCCGTCTCACCCCGCCACCGCCGTACCTCCACGGCCGTACCTCCACAGCCGTACCCCCACCCTGAGCAATACCTCAAACCCTGCAATAGATGCTACTCCACCACACTGGCCATACCCTCACAAATTAATAAACGCCTCTTCGCTTACCGTTTCATCTGACAGCAGTCCGCTTCCGGACAGCCAGTCTGCGACTCCGCTCCACGACTCAGAGGTCTGGTAGCCGAAAGCCTCGTCCCCGGCATCCATCAGCGGCAGCAGAATATCGAGGCTCCGGCGCTCGATCTCACGGTCGAGCGGGGCGGTGCTGTCCTCATGGGCCAGCAGCAGATCCAGTGCTTCCTCCGGGTGATCCTGCACAAACTGCTGCCCTTTGCGGGCGGCGTTCATAAATTTGCTGTAGTAGTCCCGGGAGTCCTCGAGTCCCTGTTCTCCTGCAGCCAGCACCAGCTCGTAATAGTCAGGCACCCCATAAGCAGTGGGGTCAATAGAAGTAACAGGATGGTTTTCCTTCTCCAGAATCAGCTGCTCATGATTGATGAAGCCGCCGATGATGGCGTCGACGCGGCCCGTGGTAATGGCAGGGATCAGGTCAAAACCGACATCGATCAGGGTCAGCGATTGCGGATCACCGCCGTCATGTTTAACCATGGTCTTCAGCATGGCTTCATAGAGCGGTATGGAGGAGTAACCGGCGGTTTTGCCGGCAAGATCCTTGGGGCTTGCGATGCCGCTGTCTGCCGGGACAAGCAGGTGATTGAGCGGATGGCGGACAAGCGCCGCAACAGACACAACAGGAATGTCCTCTGCCCGGGCCATCAGCACCTGGGGCTGGTAGCTGAGGGCAAGATCAACCTTGCCGGCGGCGGCCAGCTTTAGGGCATCATTGCTGTCAGCAGGCATTTGCAGGTCAACCTCCAGGCCTTCCTCAGCAAAATAACCTTTCTCCTGAGCTGCATACAAAAAAGAGTGCACAGCATTCGGATACCAGTCCAGCATGACGGTTACTCTGTGCAGCTGCCCGCTGTCTGCGCCGGCGGCAGCATTCGCTCCGGGATCAGCTGAATCAGTCCCGCTGCAGCCGCTGATTACAGCAAGCAATCCGGTCAACAGCAGCGCGGTTTTAATCCGCAAATTTCGTTTAGACGATTTGTTAGAAAGGTGATTATGGCTCATCGGCGTAGACCTCTTTTCTTCAACACAATTTGTTCAGCAGTACAGATGCACAGGAATAATAGGACTCCCAGCGCGGAGAGCAGAAAGACAGCAGCGAACAGCTCGGCACTGTGCAGATTGCCGGCCATCCGGCGGCTGTAATAGCCGAGGCCCCGGCTGCCGCCGAGCCATTCGCCGATCGTTGCGCCAATGACGCAGTAGACAATGGACAGCTTCAGCCCGGAGAAATAAGATGGCAGAGCCAGCGGAATCTGTGTTTTGACCAGCAGCTGCCGGCGGCTTGCGCCCAGAGTCAGCAGCAGCTCCTTGTACTGCTCGCCGCTTTTATGCAGGCCGTCATATGTACTGACTACGACGGGGAAGAAGGCGGTCAGGAAGACAACCGCGATCTTACCTCCGAGTGTATACCCGAACCACATGATCAGGATGGGGGATAGCGCGATCAGCGGGATGGTCTGGCTGACAATCAGCAGCGGGTACACCGCTTTTGCCAGCGGCGGAAAGAGATGCATCCCCAGTCCCAGCAGGGTACCGCAGCCTGCGGCCAGCAGGAACCCGAGCAGGATTTCCTGCAGGGTTGCCGGCAGATGCACACTTAACAGCAGGCCCCGCTGCTCCACCAGTGCAATCCAGACAGCTGAAGGTGCCGGAAGGATGAACGCGGGAACCCCTCCGAACCGTACACCGGTTTCCCAGACCGCTAGGATTATCAGCACCAGAAGGGCGGCAGGGGCATAAGTATGCAGCTTCAGCTTAATTCGGGATACTCTCATGCAGCCTCCGTTCCAGCTCTTCCCGCAGCCTCATAAACTGCGGCTGATAGATCATCTGTCCCTGCCTTGGACGAGGCAGCGGAACCGTGATTTCCTGCAGGCTGCCGCGCTCCATCAGGCAGATCCGGTCACTGAGCAGCAGGGCCTCTTCCAGATCGTGGGTGATGAACGCTACGGTCCGGCCGAGGCTGCTCCATAGCTCGAGCAGCCAGCGGTGCAAGCTGCGCTTGGTCATGGCATCCAGCGCTCCAAAAGGCTCATCAAGCAGGAGCAGCTCACTCCCTGATGACAGTGTCCGGGCCAGAGCAATCCGCTGGCGCATGCCCCCGGACAGCTCCTCCGGATAAGCATTCTCTGTGCCGGCGAGGCCGAGGCTGTGCAGCAGGCTGCGGATCTGCTGCACAGCAGCCTGTCTGCTGCCTTTACGCTGCAGCTCCCAGGCCAGCAGGCAATTATCCAGCACGGTTCTCCAGGGCAGCAGCAGATCCTGCTGCGGCATATATCCGATTCTGCCGAGCCGGGAAGCGCTGCTGCCAGAAGGTCTGCCTTCAAATATAATTCCTCCGCCTGAAGGCTCGAGCAGACCGGCGATGATGCGCAGCAGCGTGCTTTTGCCGCATCCGCTGGCACCGACCAGCGAAATGAACTCTCCCTTCTGAACATTCATGGAGAGTCCTGAGATCACAGGTCCGCCTGTTCCGGTGCCGTATGAATAACTAAGATTGGTAACTGAGAGCATGGCAGTCTACTTACCTCCTTGAATTACGACAAACATTGAACGCAAAAAGACCCCTTCATTTCCGGAGGAAATAAAGAGGTCTGAAAGATACAGTCTGCCGGGTGGTTAAGACAACGCTGATCATTTCTGCTCCACTTCCCTCCGCTGGTATGATCCAGATCAGGTTCCAAGGGTCCGGAGCTTAGCTCCGTCTCAGTCGGCCGACTCCCCTAGTGAAATAACAGGTCCTATTCAATTCGTAATTGCTAATTAATATACCATAACCTGGAGGTTTGTAAAGAGAGGCTTATTGCCTTTTTTGGATTCCGGTCACGAACAGGGCGAGAATTCCGTCCGTAATCTGTTCTTTGGTTGAGCTGTGATGCTTCAGCTGATACAGGTACAAATCCGGGCTGAGCACGGCAATCAGGGCTGTGGCTGTGAACTGCGGATCAACATCAGTAATCTCACCGGCGGCAGCAGCGCGTGTGAGCAGCTGGGTCAGGAATTCATTCAATCTGCGGAAAAAAGGATGCTCAAACTGGGTAAGCTGTTTCTTGCCGGTGAACTCCGATTTGATCAGCTGCAGCAGCTCGGCATGCTGCTCGATAAAGCCGACAATCCGGCTGATGCTGCGCCGCAGGTGGCCAAGAGCATCACTCTCTGCTTCTGGAAGCGCCAGCTCCATTTCCAGACTGGACAAAAAACGTTCCGTACTGTCACGCAGCAGCAATGAACAGATTTCACCTTTATCGGTAAAACGGCGGTATAGCGAGCCTTGGCCGATGCCAGCCTTTTTGGCGATGGCATGCATGCTGACAGCCTCCAGCCCATTTGCGGTGAACAGCTCGCGTGCGGCCTCGAGGATACGTTCTTT contains these protein-coding regions:
- a CDS encoding GNAT family N-acetyltransferase, producing MIIGHQQVERNGIRYMIRSAVREDAAELSAVRLQIDGETENMERRQGEAFIDATGFEDVIRKDTEAERNLFLVAEVKGRIAGFARCEGSGLSRNAHKVEFGICILRAFWGQGIGYSLLQQATSWADQQGIVKMVLTVLETNTGAISLYRKFGFETEGMLKKDKLLADGTYYSTLVMGRFNNSIC
- the thiE gene encoding thiamine phosphate synthase; protein product: MHNRSVQIREWLKLYFIMGSVNCRLSPADTLLQAIDGGITLFQFREKDPGALSGAAAIELARQLQGICRQRGIPFIVNDDIGLAEMLDADGVHVGQEDEPAAAIRRRLGTGKIVGVSAHTLQEAEQAIADGADYLGLGPVYPTSSKADARAVQGTQVIEQLRRSGLSIPLVGIGGITADNVPPVIRAGADGISVISAIAAAPDVSGAARHLLHKVTASSQS
- the thiD gene encoding bifunctional hydroxymethylpyrimidine kinase/phosphomethylpyrimidine kinase; translation: MTTVAKALTIAGSDSGGGAGIQADLKTFQELGVYGMSALTAVTAQNTLGVQAVYPLTEEAVAAQLDSVGADLPPDAVKTGMLFSSSIISTVSAKIREYGWSRLVVDPVMIAKGGSPLLQQEAVAALISGLLPLSLVVTPNIPEAEVLTGMTITALKEREQAARLIHSMGPRYVVLKGGHDDGTDGVRDLIYDGQAFTYLDGPRIDTRHTHGTGCTFSAAIAAGIAAGDNVNEAIRTAKAFIQAAIEHGLGIGNGHGPTNHFAYQRSLREGYKDA
- the thiM gene encoding hydroxyethylthiazole kinase, with amino-acid sequence MSYLAKVRELNPLVHNITNIVVANFSANGLLALGASPFMADAREEVADVAAMSGAVVLNIGTLNEQAIASMIIAGESANTHGVPLVLDPVGAGATAYRSGVTQKLVQSLQLTALRGNVAEVANVAGESWASKGVDAGAGEGDVLALAKKAALKLGCVVIVTGREDVITDGTRTFVASNGHPVLTKVTGTGCLLSAVTGAFLAVSEGAWLDAAAEALSFYGVAAEIAAERTEGQGPGAFQIEFLNQLSAVTPEIYSQRSRLEQFDN
- a CDS encoding ABC transporter substrate-binding protein, which codes for MSHNHLSNKSSKRNLRIKTALLLTGLLAVISGCSGTDSADPGANAAAGADSGQLHRVTVMLDWYPNAVHSFLYAAQEKGYFAEEGLEVDLQMPADSNDALKLAAAGKVDLALSYQPQVLMARAEDIPVVSVAALVRHPLNHLLVPADSGIASPKDLAGKTAGYSSIPLYEAMLKTMVKHDGGDPQSLTLIDVGFDLIPAITTGRVDAIIGGFINHEQLILEKENHPVTSIDPTAYGVPDYYELVLAAGEQGLEDSRDYYSKFMNAARKGQQFVQDHPEEALDLLLAHEDSTAPLDREIERRSLDILLPLMDAGDEAFGYQTSESWSGVADWLSGSGLLSDETVSEEAFINL
- a CDS encoding ABC transporter permease yields the protein MRVSRIKLKLHTYAPAALLVLIILAVWETGVRFGGVPAFILPAPSAVWIALVEQRGLLLSVHLPATLQEILLGFLLAAGCGTLLGLGMHLFPPLAKAVYPLLIVSQTIPLIALSPILIMWFGYTLGGKIAVVFLTAFFPVVVSTYDGLHKSGEQYKELLLTLGASRRQLLVKTQIPLALPSYFSGLKLSIVYCVIGATIGEWLGGSRGLGYYSRRMAGNLHSAELFAAVFLLSALGVLLFLCICTAEQIVLKKRGLRR
- a CDS encoding ATP-binding cassette domain-containing protein, translating into MNVQKGEFISLVGASGCGKSTLLRIIAGLLEPSGGGIIFEGRPSGSSASRLGRIGYMPQQDLLLPWRTVLDNCLLAWELQRKGSRQAAVQQIRSLLHSLGLAGTENAYPEELSGGMRQRIALARTLSSGSELLLLDEPFGALDAMTKRSLHRWLLELWSSLGRTVAFITHDLEEALLLSDRICLMERGSLQEITVPLPRPRQGQMIYQPQFMRLREELERRLHESIPN
- a CDS encoding TetR/AcrR family transcriptional regulator; the encoded protein is MNPSKPNDSSAAPDLYKERILEAARELFTANGLEAVSMHAIAKKAGIGQGSLYRRFTDKGEICSLLLRDSTERFLSSLEMELALPEAESDALGHLRRSISRIVGFIEQHAELLQLIKSEFTGKKQLTQFEHPFFRRLNEFLTQLLTRAAAAGEITDVDPQFTATALIAVLSPDLYLYQLKHHSSTKEQITDGILALFVTGIQKRQ